One Mycolicibacter sp. MU0083 DNA window includes the following coding sequences:
- the mshB gene encoding N-acetyl-1-D-myo-inositol-2-amino-2-deoxy-alpha-D-glucopyranoside deacetylase yields MPDRTPRLLFVHAHPDDETLTTGTTIAHYAARGADVHVVTCTLGEEGEVIGERWAHLTVDRADQLGGYRIGELTEALRALGIGAPQFLGGAGRWRDSGMTGTPARRQQRFIDAERDEVVTALSDVIRRLRPHVVVSYDPHGGYGHPDHVQAHHITTAAVAAAADGGRGCGAAWATPKFYWTVIADSAWQAARLRLRDADRFPHWTVPAGAVAVGGYPDDRIDAVIEDAGVRRAKVAAMTAHATQVTVGPTGNAFALSNDIAQPILDSEHYVLAAGAAGPRDARGWETDLLAGLGFDAGVGAVSSC; encoded by the coding sequence ATGCCGGACCGTACTCCGCGGCTGCTTTTCGTGCATGCCCATCCCGACGACGAGACCCTCACGACCGGGACGACGATCGCGCATTACGCGGCCCGCGGGGCCGATGTACACGTCGTGACGTGCACACTCGGCGAAGAGGGCGAGGTGATCGGGGAGCGGTGGGCGCATCTGACCGTGGACCGGGCCGACCAACTCGGCGGGTATCGGATCGGCGAGCTCACCGAGGCGCTGCGGGCACTGGGGATCGGCGCACCGCAGTTTCTCGGCGGCGCCGGACGTTGGCGCGATTCCGGGATGACCGGAACCCCGGCGCGGCGACAGCAGCGGTTCATCGACGCCGAGCGCGATGAAGTCGTCACGGCGCTGTCGGACGTCATCCGGCGACTGCGCCCGCATGTGGTCGTCAGCTATGACCCGCACGGCGGCTACGGCCATCCCGATCACGTGCAGGCCCATCACATCACCACCGCAGCCGTGGCCGCGGCGGCGGACGGCGGTCGCGGCTGCGGAGCGGCCTGGGCCACGCCGAAGTTCTACTGGACCGTGATCGCCGACAGTGCCTGGCAGGCCGCCCGGCTCCGGTTGCGCGACGCCGATCGGTTCCCGCACTGGACGGTCCCGGCCGGTGCGGTGGCGGTGGGCGGCTACCCGGATGACCGCATCGACGCGGTGATCGAGGACGCCGGGGTGCGCCGGGCGAAAGTGGCGGCGATGACCGCACACGCGACCCAGGTGACGGTCGGGCCCACCGGGAACGCCTTCGCGCTGTCCAACGACATCGCCCAGCCGATCCTGGACAGCGAGCACTACGTGCTGGCCGCCGGTGCGGCGGGGCCGCGCGACGCGCGGGGGTGGGAAACCGATCTGTTGGCCGGACTGGGGTTCGATGCCGGGGTCGGCGCGGTAAGCTCCTGCTGA
- a CDS encoding DUF732 domain-containing protein, with protein sequence MRIRTALLGALAAVCVAGPAHADPVGSDADAAFLGSLTAAGITYSYPDQAIITAKLVCKLIAQGKPSAEVLEGLKERNPGLTTEHGTQFVGIAAQLYCPDQLVRNDTTGAA encoded by the coding sequence GTGAGGATCCGAACGGCGCTGCTGGGCGCCCTAGCCGCGGTCTGCGTAGCCGGGCCGGCCCACGCCGACCCCGTCGGCAGTGACGCTGACGCCGCCTTCCTGGGATCGTTGACGGCGGCCGGCATCACCTACAGCTATCCGGATCAGGCCATCATCACCGCGAAACTGGTCTGCAAGCTGATCGCGCAGGGTAAGCCCAGTGCGGAGGTGCTGGAGGGGCTCAAGGAACGCAACCCGGGGCTGACCACCGAACACGGCACCCAGTTCGTCGGGATCGCCGCTCAGCTGTACTGCCCGGATCAGCTGGTGCGGAACGACACGACGGGCGCCGCCTGA
- the typA gene encoding translational GTPase TypA: MNFRNVAIVAHVDHGKTTMVDAMLRQSGALAERGEAQERVMDSGDLEREKGITILAKNTAVHRHHPDGTVTVINVIDTPGHADFGGEVERGLSMVDGVVLLVDASEGPLPQTRFVLRKALAAHLPVILVVNKTDRPDARIAEVVDASHDLLLDVASDLDDAAQAAAEHALGLPTLYASGRAGVASTTAPADGQIPDGDNLDPLFDVLLEHVPPPSGDPEAPLQALVTNLDASAFLGRLALIRVANGRIRKGQQVAWMREVDGEPVTTTAKITELLVTVGVERTPTEEARAGDIVAVAGIPDIMIGDTLADPAAPHALPRITVDEPAISVTIGTNTSPLAGKVSGHKLTARMVKTRLDTELIGNVSVRVVDIGRPDAWEVQGRGELALAILVEQMRREGFELTVGKPQVVTRKVDGKVHEPFEHLTVDCPEEYVGSITQLAAARKGRMTEMANHTTGWVRMEFIIPSRGLIGWRTDFLTETRGTGIANAVFEGYQPWAGEIRARHTGSLVSDRAGSITPFALIQLADRGQFFVEPGQETYQGMVVGINPRAEDLDINVTKEKKLTNMRSSTADVMETLARPIELDLEQAMEFCAADECVEVTPEVVRVRKVELDSTLRARARSRAKNL; this comes from the coding sequence GTGAACTTTCGTAACGTCGCCATCGTCGCGCACGTAGACCACGGCAAGACGACTATGGTCGACGCCATGCTCCGCCAGTCCGGCGCTCTTGCCGAGCGCGGTGAGGCGCAAGAGCGGGTGATGGACTCCGGTGATCTGGAGCGGGAAAAGGGCATCACGATTCTGGCCAAGAACACGGCCGTGCATCGCCACCACCCGGACGGGACCGTCACCGTCATCAACGTGATCGACACCCCGGGCCACGCCGACTTCGGCGGGGAGGTGGAGCGGGGCCTGTCGATGGTCGACGGGGTCGTCCTGCTGGTCGACGCCTCCGAAGGCCCCCTGCCGCAGACCCGCTTCGTGCTGCGCAAAGCGCTGGCGGCGCATCTGCCGGTGATCCTGGTGGTCAACAAGACCGACCGCCCCGACGCCCGTATCGCCGAGGTCGTCGACGCCAGCCACGACCTGTTGCTCGACGTCGCCAGCGACCTCGACGACGCGGCCCAGGCCGCCGCCGAGCATGCGCTGGGACTGCCGACGCTGTACGCGTCCGGTCGTGCCGGGGTGGCCAGCACCACCGCGCCCGCCGACGGCCAGATTCCCGACGGCGACAACCTGGACCCGCTGTTCGACGTGCTGCTCGAGCACGTGCCGCCGCCGTCGGGCGACCCGGAGGCTCCGCTGCAGGCGCTGGTCACCAACCTCGATGCCTCGGCCTTCCTGGGCCGTCTCGCACTGATCCGGGTCGCCAACGGCCGCATCCGCAAGGGCCAGCAGGTCGCCTGGATGCGCGAGGTCGACGGTGAGCCGGTGACCACCACCGCCAAGATCACCGAACTGCTGGTCACGGTGGGGGTCGAGCGCACTCCGACGGAAGAGGCCCGCGCCGGGGACATCGTCGCCGTCGCCGGGATTCCCGACATCATGATCGGCGACACCCTGGCCGACCCCGCGGCACCCCACGCGCTGCCGCGGATCACCGTCGACGAGCCGGCGATCTCGGTGACGATCGGCACCAACACCTCGCCGTTGGCCGGCAAGGTCTCCGGTCACAAGCTCACCGCCCGGATGGTCAAGACCCGGCTGGACACCGAGCTGATCGGCAACGTCTCGGTGCGGGTCGTCGACATCGGCCGGCCGGACGCCTGGGAGGTGCAGGGCCGCGGTGAGCTGGCGCTGGCCATCCTCGTCGAGCAGATGCGCCGGGAAGGTTTCGAGCTGACCGTCGGCAAGCCGCAGGTGGTGACCCGCAAGGTCGACGGCAAGGTGCACGAGCCGTTCGAGCACCTCACCGTCGACTGCCCCGAGGAGTACGTCGGCTCCATCACCCAGCTGGCCGCGGCGCGTAAGGGCCGGATGACCGAGATGGCCAACCACACCACCGGCTGGGTGCGGATGGAGTTCATCATTCCCAGCCGCGGACTGATCGGCTGGCGTACCGACTTCCTCACCGAGACCCGCGGCACCGGCATCGCCAACGCGGTGTTCGAGGGCTATCAGCCGTGGGCGGGCGAGATCCGCGCGCGGCACACCGGCTCGCTGGTCTCCGACCGGGCCGGTTCCATCACCCCGTTCGCGCTGATCCAGTTGGCCGACCGCGGGCAGTTCTTCGTCGAACCGGGCCAGGAGACCTACCAGGGCATGGTCGTCGGGATCAACCCGCGCGCCGAAGACCTCGACATCAACGTCACCAAGGAGAAGAAGCTCACCAACATGCGGTCCTCGACGGCCGACGTGATGGAGACCCTGGCCCGGCCGATCGAGCTGGACCTGGAGCAGGCGATGGAGTTCTGCGCCGCCGACGAATGCGTCGAGGTGACTCCCGAGGTGGTGCGGGTGCGCAAGGTCGAACTGGACTCGACGTTGCGGGCGCGGGCACGTTCGCGGGCCAAGAACCTCTAG
- a CDS encoding MarR family winged helix-turn-helix transcriptional regulator: MALPDDVYSRLLAFRTRLRQFERWSADQAQAAGLTPAQHQLLLAIRGHSDSRGPTVGEVAEYLLLRHHSAGELIQRAEAAGLVVRVRDSGDQRVIRLQLTETAAQCLQALTELHLEELERFSAETPLGLRPAL, from the coding sequence GTGGCACTGCCTGACGACGTCTATTCCCGGCTGCTCGCGTTCCGTACGCGACTGCGGCAGTTCGAGCGTTGGAGTGCCGACCAGGCCCAAGCCGCCGGGCTGACCCCCGCGCAGCATCAGCTTCTGCTGGCGATCCGGGGCCACAGCGACTCCCGGGGACCCACCGTCGGCGAGGTCGCCGAATACCTCTTGCTGCGCCACCACAGCGCCGGCGAACTGATCCAGCGGGCCGAAGCCGCAGGCCTGGTCGTCCGGGTCCGCGACAGCGGTGACCAGCGGGTGATCCGGCTGCAGCTGACCGAGACGGCGGCGCAGTGCCTGCAAGCTCTGACCGAACTGCACCTCGAGGAACTGGAGCGGTTCAGCGCCGAAACCCCTCTGGGGTTGCGTCCCGCGCTGTGA
- the narJ gene encoding nitrate reductase molybdenum cofactor assembly chaperone produces the protein MKRLLSGRRRPGARPADRAVWQAASLLLSYPDAQLGARLDTVEALLAHTGPAAADLLRRAVGALRDTEPMTAAVDYVETFDMRRRSTMLLTYWTGGDTRNRGMQMLAFATAYRQAGVPPPTSEAPDHLPVVLEFAATVDPEAGRRLLLAHRTPIDVLHRALDDAGSPYAHVVAAVCATLPAATDQEVRNVSQLLTSGPPAEAVGLQPFTASVSLGMPKVPAR, from the coding sequence ATGAAGCGCCTCCTGTCGGGGCGGCGCCGCCCCGGCGCCCGGCCCGCGGACCGTGCGGTGTGGCAGGCGGCGTCGTTGCTGTTGTCCTACCCGGATGCGCAGCTGGGCGCACGCCTGGACACCGTCGAGGCCCTGTTGGCCCACACCGGGCCGGCCGCCGCGGACCTGCTGCGGCGCGCGGTGGGTGCACTGCGCGACACCGAGCCGATGACCGCCGCCGTCGACTACGTCGAAACATTCGACATGCGCCGGCGCTCGACGATGTTGCTGACCTACTGGACCGGCGGAGACACCCGCAATCGGGGGATGCAGATGCTGGCGTTCGCCACCGCCTACCGACAGGCGGGCGTGCCGCCGCCGACGAGTGAGGCACCCGACCATCTCCCGGTGGTCCTGGAGTTCGCCGCCACCGTCGACCCCGAGGCCGGCCGCCGGCTGTTGCTGGCGCACCGGACGCCGATCGACGTCCTGCATCGCGCGTTAGACGATGCGGGGTCGCCGTACGCCCATGTCGTCGCCGCGGTGTGCGCCACGCTGCCGGCGGCGACCGACCAGGAGGTGCGTAACGTGAGTCAGCTGCTGACGTCCGGTCCGCCTGCGGAAGCCGTTGGGCTGCAACCGTTCACAGCGTCCGTCTCGCTGGGCATGCCGAAGGTGCCGGCCCGATGA
- the narI gene encoding respiratory nitrate reductase subunit gamma: MTLINDAELWWDIGPYFVLAIAGVATWWRYHYDKFGWTTRSSQLYESRLLRIGSPMFHFGSFVVIIGHIVGLIIPESWTRAIGMSDRLYHLQAMILGIPAGVATLVGVGLLIYRRRTERSVFKATSVSDKLMYAVLGCALVAGMSCTLMGTTAYGEQHDYRETVSVWFRSIWTLQPRGDLMLQAPLYFQIHVMIALMLFALWPFTRLVHAFSAPIGYLFRPYIVYRSRDVARRNQPMGSRPQRRGW; encoded by the coding sequence ATGACGCTGATCAACGACGCCGAACTGTGGTGGGACATCGGACCGTACTTCGTGCTGGCCATCGCCGGGGTGGCCACCTGGTGGCGCTATCACTACGACAAATTCGGCTGGACCACCCGCTCGTCGCAGCTGTACGAGTCCCGACTACTGCGCATCGGCAGCCCGATGTTCCACTTCGGCAGTTTCGTGGTGATCATCGGACACATCGTCGGCCTCATCATCCCCGAGTCGTGGACCCGCGCCATCGGGATGAGTGATCGGCTCTACCACCTGCAGGCGATGATCCTTGGGATTCCCGCGGGCGTCGCCACCCTGGTCGGGGTGGGGCTGCTGATCTACCGGCGCCGTACCGAACGTTCGGTGTTCAAGGCCACCAGTGTCAGTGACAAGCTGATGTACGCGGTTCTGGGGTGTGCGCTGGTCGCCGGGATGAGTTGCACGTTGATGGGGACCACGGCCTACGGCGAGCAACACGACTACCGCGAGACGGTGTCGGTCTGGTTCCGGTCGATCTGGACACTGCAACCGCGCGGTGATCTGATGTTGCAGGCACCGCTGTATTTCCAGATACATGTCATGATCGCCTTGATGCTGTTCGCGCTCTGGCCGTTCACCCGGCTGGTCCACGCGTTCAGCGCGCCGATCGGCTATCTGTTCCGGCCCTACATCGTCTACCGCAGTCGCGACGTCGCAAGGAGGAACCAGCCGATGGGTTCACGTCCACAGAGGAGGGGCTGGTGA
- the narH gene encoding nitrate reductase subunit beta translates to MKVMAQMAMVMNLDKCIGCHTCSVTCKQAWTNREGTEYVWFNNVETRPGGGYPRTYEDQDRWKGGWTLDRKGRLRLLAGGRLHKLLNIFANPNLPQLTDYYEPWTYDYENLTAAPLGDAIPVAAPKSSITGQPMKIEWGPNWDDNLAGAPETLANDPILAKVGERVKSELEETFMFYLPRICEHCLNPSCVASCPTGAIYKREEDGIVLVDQDRCRGWRLCVSGCPYKKVYFNHKTGKAEKCHFCYPRIEVGLPTICSETCVGRLRYIGLVLYDVDRVLEAASVEKDTDLYEAQRGVFLNPSDPQVIAGARAEGISDAWIEAAQRSPIYALINTYKVALPLHPEYRTMPMVWYVPPLSPVVDAVSRDGHDGEDLGNLFGALEALRIPMTYLAELFTAGDTGVVEDVLRRLAAMRSYMRDISLGRETQPHIPASVGMTEEQMYNMYRLLAIAKYEERYVIPTAYSQQAHELEHMSCSITGGPDGYEDDPFASGTEPQSSFHMVDNGGPAGRPRGRTNLLNWGGGDRAVPEMFPEHK, encoded by the coding sequence ATGAAGGTAATGGCGCAGATGGCCATGGTGATGAACCTGGACAAATGCATCGGATGTCACACCTGCTCGGTGACCTGCAAGCAGGCGTGGACCAACCGCGAGGGCACCGAGTACGTCTGGTTCAACAACGTAGAAACCCGCCCCGGCGGCGGGTATCCGCGTACCTACGAAGATCAGGACCGCTGGAAGGGCGGTTGGACCCTGGACCGCAAGGGGCGGTTGCGACTGCTCGCGGGCGGACGATTGCACAAGCTGCTGAACATCTTCGCCAACCCCAACCTGCCGCAGTTGACCGACTACTACGAGCCGTGGACCTACGACTACGAGAACCTCACCGCTGCGCCGCTGGGCGATGCCATTCCCGTTGCCGCGCCGAAGAGTTCGATCACCGGTCAGCCGATGAAGATCGAGTGGGGTCCCAACTGGGACGACAACCTCGCCGGCGCGCCGGAGACTCTGGCCAACGACCCGATCCTGGCGAAGGTCGGTGAACGGGTCAAAAGCGAACTCGAAGAGACCTTCATGTTCTACCTGCCGCGGATCTGCGAACACTGCCTGAATCCGTCGTGCGTGGCGTCGTGCCCGACCGGGGCGATCTACAAGCGCGAAGAAGACGGCATCGTGCTGGTGGACCAGGATCGCTGCCGGGGTTGGCGACTGTGCGTGTCGGGCTGCCCCTACAAGAAGGTCTACTTCAACCACAAGACCGGCAAAGCCGAGAAGTGTCACTTCTGTTATCCGCGTATCGAAGTCGGACTGCCGACGATCTGCTCGGAGACCTGCGTGGGGCGGCTGCGCTATATCGGTCTGGTGCTCTACGACGTCGACCGGGTGCTCGAAGCGGCGTCGGTGGAGAAAGACACCGATCTGTACGAGGCGCAGCGCGGCGTTTTCCTGAATCCGTCCGACCCGCAGGTGATCGCCGGCGCCCGGGCCGAGGGCATCTCCGACGCCTGGATCGAGGCCGCCCAGCGTTCTCCGATCTACGCCCTGATCAACACATACAAGGTGGCGCTGCCGCTGCATCCGGAGTACCGGACCATGCCGATGGTCTGGTACGTGCCGCCGCTGTCACCGGTGGTCGACGCGGTCAGTCGTGACGGCCACGACGGCGAAGACCTGGGAAACCTGTTCGGCGCGCTCGAAGCACTGCGCATCCCGATGACCTACCTGGCCGAACTGTTCACCGCCGGAGACACCGGTGTGGTCGAGGACGTGCTGCGGCGACTGGCCGCGATGCGCTCCTACATGCGCGATATCAGCCTCGGGCGCGAGACCCAGCCGCATATCCCCGCCTCGGTCGGCATGACCGAGGAGCAGATGTACAACATGTACCGGCTGCTGGCGATCGCGAAATACGAAGAACGCTATGTGATTCCGACCGCCTACAGTCAGCAGGCACACGAACTCGAGCACATGAGTTGTTCGATCACCGGTGGGCCCGATGGTTACGAGGATGATCCGTTCGCCTCCGGAACCGAGCCGCAGTCGTCGTTCCACATGGTGGACAACGGCGGACCCGCCGGGCGGCCGCGGGGCCGGACCAACCTGCTCAACTGGGGCGGCGGCGACCGCGCGGTGCCCGAGATGTTCCCGGAGCACAAATGA
- a CDS encoding ABC transporter family substrate-binding protein, with protein sequence MPVPRPARRARVTAGALISVALLGAVQAVSGCAVNPPPAPQSTETPKSVAPPAQRISQIIMGIDSIGAGFNPHLRSDLSAVSAAIGSLVLPSAFRPIPDTSTPTGSRWEMDPTLLVWAKVTSEAPFTVTYRIRPEASWTDNAPIAADDFWYLWQQMVTQPGVVDPAGYDLITGVHSVEGGKQVVVTFAKPYPAWRELFSNILPAHIVKDIPGGFSAGLARALPVTGGQFRVENIDPQRDAILLARNDRYWGPPAKPDLVLFRRAGAAAALADSIRNGDTQVAQVHGGSAAFAQLSVIPGVQTTRVVTPRVMQMALRATEPKLADVRVRRALLGLLDVGLLATVGAGSDNTVTLDQAHVRAPSDPGYVPTAPPAMSESAALALLQSAGYRIEKNAPPSAVVPPAGATGLPHPPEITHGRISKDGEQLTLVIGVAANDPTSMAVANTAADQLRNSGVAATVLALDPVKLYREALVTHQVDAIVGWQQAGGDLATLLASRYGCGALAPTTVATSGVPVPAPDHVPTSRPPSATPEPGPSTPNVPPRTAPPRALVQAPSNVTGICDRAIQAEIDAALDGSKAIGDVIAAVEPRLWAMATVLPILQDTTIVAVGPSVRNVSLTGSVPVGIVGGAGNWVKLP encoded by the coding sequence GTGCCCGTGCCGAGACCAGCCCGCCGCGCCCGAGTCACGGCGGGGGCCCTGATTTCGGTGGCGCTGCTGGGTGCGGTGCAGGCCGTATCGGGGTGTGCGGTCAACCCGCCACCGGCGCCGCAGAGCACCGAGACGCCGAAGAGCGTCGCACCGCCGGCGCAGCGGATCAGCCAGATCATCATGGGCATCGACTCGATCGGCGCCGGTTTCAATCCGCACCTGCGTTCGGACCTGTCCGCGGTCAGCGCGGCAATCGGCTCGCTGGTGCTGCCCAGTGCGTTCCGGCCGATCCCGGACACCTCGACACCGACCGGCTCACGGTGGGAGATGGATCCCACCCTGCTGGTCTGGGCCAAGGTGACCTCCGAGGCGCCATTCACCGTGACCTACCGGATCCGACCCGAGGCGTCCTGGACCGATAACGCGCCGATCGCCGCCGACGACTTCTGGTACCTGTGGCAGCAGATGGTCACCCAACCCGGCGTCGTCGACCCGGCGGGCTACGACCTGATCACGGGCGTGCACTCCGTCGAGGGCGGAAAGCAGGTGGTGGTCACCTTCGCCAAGCCGTATCCGGCCTGGCGGGAGCTGTTCAGCAACATCCTGCCCGCACACATCGTCAAGGACATCCCCGGCGGATTCTCCGCGGGCCTGGCCCGGGCGCTGCCGGTCACCGGTGGCCAGTTCCGGGTGGAGAACATCGATCCGCAGCGTGACGCGATCCTGCTCGCCCGCAACGACCGCTACTGGGGACCCCCGGCCAAACCCGATCTGGTGCTGTTCCGCCGCGCCGGAGCGGCCGCCGCGCTGGCCGACTCCATCCGCAACGGGGACACCCAGGTGGCCCAGGTGCACGGCGGTTCGGCGGCATTCGCACAGTTGTCGGTGATCCCCGGTGTGCAGACCACCCGCGTGGTCACCCCCCGGGTGATGCAGATGGCCCTGCGGGCCACCGAACCCAAACTGGCCGACGTGCGGGTCCGCCGCGCCCTCCTGGGACTGCTGGACGTGGGACTGCTGGCCACGGTGGGCGCCGGCAGCGACAACACGGTGACCCTGGACCAGGCCCACGTCCGTGCACCCAGCGACCCCGGCTATGTGCCGACCGCGCCGCCGGCGATGTCGGAATCCGCCGCGCTGGCGTTGTTGCAGTCGGCCGGCTACCGGATCGAGAAGAACGCACCCCCGTCGGCGGTGGTCCCGCCCGCGGGCGCGACCGGCCTGCCGCATCCGCCGGAGATCACCCATGGCCGAATCAGCAAGGACGGTGAACAGTTGACGCTGGTCATCGGGGTGGCGGCCAACGACCCGACCTCGATGGCGGTGGCCAACACCGCCGCCGACCAGCTACGCAACAGCGGCGTCGCGGCCACCGTGCTGGCGTTGGACCCGGTGAAGCTGTACCGGGAGGCACTGGTCACCCACCAGGTGGACGCGATCGTCGGTTGGCAGCAGGCCGGCGGCGACCTGGCGACCCTGTTGGCATCGCGATACGGCTGTGGTGCCCTGGCCCCCACGACGGTGGCCACGTCGGGCGTGCCGGTTCCCGCCCCCGACCACGTGCCGACGTCCCGGCCGCCGTCAGCCACGCCGGAGCCCGGCCCGTCGACGCCGAACGTGCCCCCGCGTACCGCGCCCCCGCGGGCACTGGTGCAGGCCCCCTCCAACGTCACCGGTATCTGTGACCGCGCCATCCAGGCGGAGATCGATGCGGCACTCGACGGCAGCAAGGCCATCGGGGACGTCATCGCCGCGGTCGAACCCCGGTTATGGGCCATGGCGACGGTGCTGCCGATCCTGCAGGACACCACGATCGTCGCGGTGGGCCCGAGCGTGCGAAACGTCAGCCTGACCGGATCGGTGCCGGTCGGGATCGTCGGCGGGGCCGGTAACTGGGTGAAGTTGCCGTAG